The Dasypus novemcinctus isolate mDasNov1 chromosome 20, mDasNov1.1.hap2, whole genome shotgun sequence genome includes a region encoding these proteins:
- the BHLHE41 gene encoding LOW QUALITY PROTEIN: class E basic helix-loop-helix protein 41 (The sequence of the model RefSeq protein was modified relative to this genomic sequence to represent the inferred CDS: inserted 1 base in 1 codon; deleted 2 bases in 1 codon): MDEAIPHVQERPFLEHRDFLGLDYSSLYMCKPKRSMKRDDSKDTYKLPHRLIEKKRRDRINECIAQLKDLLPEHLKLTTLGHLEKAVVLELTLKHLKALTALTEQQHQKIIALQSGERSLKSPLESDLDAFHSGFQTCAKEVLQHLCRFESWTPREARCAQLLGHLHAVAAQFLPAPPLPAAPGARGPDGGPRAPXHCVPVIQRTQAGAELAGGHDTDTDSGYGGEAEARPARERGRRRARGPGRVAIKQEPPGEDAPAPKRPKLDARGGPGGGAAAAAAALLGPDPAAAALLRPDAALLSSLAALGGAPLAQPAPAAPFCLPFYLLSPSAAAYVQPFLDKGGLEKLLYPAAAAAPFPLLYPGLPAAAAAFPCLSSVLSPPPEKAAAAPLRPPEGAPPGAPRPPPGRAHLPFAAPREPGGAGSSARDDPSPPGKEAP; encoded by the exons ATGGACGAGGCCATTCCTCACGTGCAGGAGAGGCCGTTCCTGGAGCACAGGGACTTCTTAGG ACTGGACTATTCCTCTTTGTATATGTGTAAACCCAAAAGGAGCATGAAGCGAGACGACAGCAAG GATACCTACAAATTACCGCACAgattaatagaaaagaaaagaagagaccGAATTAATGAATGCATTGCTCAACTGAAAGATTTACTGCCCGAACATCTGAAATTGACA ACCCTGGGGCATCTGGAGAAAGCGGTAGTCTTGGAATTAACTTTGAAGCACTTAAAAGCTTTAACAGCCTTAACCGAGCAGCAACACCAGAAGATAATTGCTTTACAGAGTG GGGAGCGATCTCTGAAGTCGCCTCTTGAGTCCGACCTGGACGCGTTCCACTCGGGCTTTCAAACCTGCGCCAAAGAAGTCCTGCAGCACCTCTGCCGCTTTGAGAGCTGGACGCCGCGGGAGGCGCGCTGCGCGCAGCTGCTCGGCCACTTGCACGCGGTGGCCGCGCAGTTCCTGCCCGCGCCCCCGCTGCCGGCCGCCCCGGGCGCGCGGGGGCCAGACGGCGGCCCCCGCGCGC CCCACTGCGTGCCGGTCATCCAGCGGACTCAGGCGGGCGCCGAGCTCGCGGGCGGCCACGACACGGACACCGACAGCGGCTACGGCGGCGAGGCCGAGGCGCGGCCGGCCCGCgagcgggggcggcggcgg gcgcgggggccCGGGCGCGTGGCCATCAAGCAGGAGCCCCCCGGCGAGGACGCGCCGGCCCCCAAGCGGCCGAAGCTGGACGCCCGCGGCGGCCCGGGgggcggcgcggcggcggcggcggccgcgctCCTGGGCCCCGACCCCGCGGCCGCCGCGCTGCTGCGGCCCGACGCGGCGCTGCTGAGCTCGCTGGCGGCCCTGGGCGGCGCGCCCCTGGCGCagcccgcgcccgccgcgccctTCTGCCTGCCCTTCTACCTGCTGTCGCCGTCGGCCGCCGCCTACGTGCAGCCCTTCCTGGACAAGGGCGGCCTGGAGAAGCTGCTGTACCCCGCGGCCGCCGCCGCGCCCTTCCCGCTGCTTTACCCCGGcctccccgccgccgccgccgccttccCCTGCCTGTCCTCGGTGCTGTCGCCCCCGCCCGAGAAGGCGGCCGCCGCGCCCCTCCGGCCGCCCGAGGGGGCGCCCCCCGGCGCGCCGCGGCCCCCGCCCGGCCGCGCCCACCTGCCCTT